A genomic segment from Mycobacteriales bacterium encodes:
- a CDS encoding valine--tRNA ligase: MTVTEPTRDPAGAKPGADLPSQFVPAQVEGPLYERWVERGYFTAGTPEDAAKPPFAIVIPPPNVTGSLHLGHAFEHTLMDALTRRRRMQGYDALWLPGMDHAGIATQNVVERELAKDGLSRHDLGREAFVERVWQWKAESGGKILGQMRRLGDSVDWSRERFTMDQGLSRSVQTVFKKMFDDGLIYRAERIINWCPRCLTALSDIEVEHTDDEGELVSIRYGEGDASIVVATTRAETMLGDTAVAVHPDDERYKHLVGTEVELPLTGRRIPIVADDHVDPAFGTGAVKVTPAHDPNDFEIGRRHELPSLTILDERGVVTAHGPFQGLDRFEARPAVVAALREEGRVVAEKRPYLHSVGHCSRCGTTVEPRLSLQWFVRVESLAKAAGDAVREGKVAIHPTSLEGRYFAWVDDMHDWCISRQLWWGHRIPVWYGPDGEAVCVGPDEQPPAGEGWTQDSDVLDTWFSSGLWPFSTLGWPDDTSDLHRFYPTSVLVTGYDILFFWVARMMLFGLYAMDGVQPFDVVALHGMVRDKHGKKMSKSFGNAVDPLDWMDAYGSDALRFTLARGANPGTDVPIGEEWVQGSRNFCNKLWNAARFALLNGATTAEPLPPAVELSTVDRWLLSRLSALTAEVDSDYEHFEFAKAAESLYHFVWDDFCDWYVELAKVPLAAGGESARQTRLVLGHVLDTVLRLLHPVVPFVTEELWISLTGGESLVVAEWPVADAGRLDPGAEAEFAALQDVVTEVRRFRSEQGLRPAQRVGARLIGLEASGIAAHEPLVRSLTRLDPPGEGFAPTASLSVRSVKAELDLSGTIDVGAERARLTKDLAAAQKELQTATAKLANTAFIDKAPEPVVAKVRGRLTAAEAEIERISAQLDALPSS, encoded by the coding sequence GTGACCGTGACAGAGCCAACCCGCGACCCCGCCGGGGCCAAGCCCGGTGCCGATCTGCCCAGCCAGTTCGTTCCGGCGCAGGTAGAAGGCCCGCTCTACGAGCGGTGGGTGGAGCGTGGCTACTTCACGGCCGGCACGCCGGAGGACGCGGCCAAGCCGCCGTTCGCGATCGTCATCCCGCCGCCCAACGTGACCGGCTCGCTGCACCTCGGCCACGCGTTCGAGCACACCCTGATGGACGCGCTGACCCGGCGCCGCCGGATGCAGGGCTACGACGCGCTCTGGCTGCCCGGCATGGACCACGCCGGCATCGCCACGCAGAACGTGGTGGAGCGCGAGCTCGCCAAGGATGGCCTCTCCCGGCACGACCTCGGCCGCGAGGCGTTCGTCGAGCGGGTCTGGCAGTGGAAGGCCGAGTCCGGCGGCAAGATCCTCGGCCAGATGCGCCGGCTCGGCGACAGCGTCGACTGGTCGCGCGAGCGGTTCACGATGGACCAGGGCCTGTCCCGGTCCGTGCAGACCGTCTTCAAGAAGATGTTCGACGACGGCCTGATCTACCGGGCCGAGCGGATCATCAACTGGTGCCCGCGCTGCCTGACCGCGCTGTCCGACATCGAGGTCGAGCACACCGACGACGAGGGCGAGCTCGTCTCGATCCGGTACGGGGAGGGCGACGCGTCGATCGTGGTCGCGACCACCCGGGCCGAGACGATGCTCGGCGACACCGCGGTCGCGGTCCACCCGGACGACGAGCGCTACAAGCACCTGGTCGGCACCGAGGTCGAGCTGCCGCTGACCGGCCGCCGGATCCCGATCGTGGCCGACGACCACGTCGACCCCGCGTTCGGCACCGGCGCGGTCAAGGTGACCCCCGCCCACGACCCCAACGACTTCGAGATCGGCCGCCGGCACGAGCTGCCCTCGCTGACGATCCTCGACGAGCGCGGCGTCGTGACCGCGCACGGTCCGTTCCAGGGGCTGGACCGGTTCGAGGCCCGGCCGGCCGTGGTGGCCGCGCTGCGCGAAGAGGGCCGGGTCGTCGCGGAGAAGCGGCCCTACCTGCACTCCGTCGGCCACTGCTCCCGCTGCGGCACGACGGTCGAGCCGCGCCTGTCGCTGCAGTGGTTCGTGCGGGTCGAGTCGCTGGCCAAGGCCGCCGGCGACGCGGTGCGCGAGGGCAAGGTCGCGATCCACCCGACCTCGCTGGAGGGGCGTTACTTCGCCTGGGTCGACGACATGCACGACTGGTGCATCTCGCGGCAGCTGTGGTGGGGACACCGCATCCCGGTCTGGTACGGGCCGGACGGTGAGGCCGTCTGCGTCGGCCCGGACGAGCAGCCGCCGGCCGGCGAGGGCTGGACCCAGGACAGCGACGTGCTGGACACCTGGTTCTCCTCCGGACTCTGGCCGTTCTCCACGCTCGGCTGGCCCGACGACACCAGCGACCTGCACCGGTTCTACCCGACCAGCGTGCTGGTCACCGGCTACGACATCCTGTTCTTCTGGGTCGCCCGGATGATGCTCTTCGGGCTCTACGCGATGGACGGCGTGCAGCCGTTCGACGTGGTCGCGCTGCACGGCATGGTCCGCGACAAGCACGGCAAGAAGATGTCGAAGTCGTTCGGCAACGCGGTCGACCCGCTCGACTGGATGGACGCGTACGGGTCGGACGCGCTGCGCTTCACCCTCGCCCGCGGTGCCAACCCCGGTACCGACGTGCCGATCGGCGAGGAGTGGGTGCAGGGCAGCCGGAACTTCTGCAACAAGCTCTGGAACGCGGCCCGCTTCGCGCTGCTCAACGGCGCCACCACGGCCGAGCCACTGCCGCCGGCCGTCGAACTGTCCACTGTGGACCGGTGGTTGCTGTCCCGGCTGTCGGCGCTGACGGCCGAGGTCGACTCGGACTACGAGCATTTCGAGTTCGCCAAGGCGGCCGAGTCGCTCTACCACTTCGTCTGGGACGACTTCTGCGACTGGTACGTCGAGCTGGCCAAGGTGCCGCTGGCGGCCGGCGGCGAGTCGGCCCGCCAGACCCGGCTGGTGCTCGGCCACGTGCTGGACACGGTGCTGCGGCTGCTGCACCCGGTGGTGCCCTTCGTGACCGAGGAGCTGTGGATCTCGCTCACCGGCGGCGAGTCGTTGGTGGTGGCGGAGTGGCCGGTGGCCGACGCGGGCCGGCTCGACCCGGGCGCCGAGGCGGAGTTCGCGGCGCTGCAGGACGTGGTCACCGAGGTCCGGCGGTTCCGGTCCGAACAGGGCCTGCGGCCCGCGCAGCGGGTCGGTGCCCGGCTGATCGGCCTGGAGGCGAGCGGCATCGCCGCGCACGAGCCGCTGGTGCGGTCGCTGACCCGGCTGGACCCGCCGGGGGAGGGGTTCGCGCCGACCGCGTCGCTGTCGGTGCGGTCGGTCAAGGCCGAGCTCGACCTGTCCGGCACGATCGACGTCGGAGCCGAGCGGGCGCGGCTGACCAAGGACCTCGCGGCCGCGCAGAAGGAACTGCAGACCGCGACCGCGAAGCTCGCCAACACCGCGTTCATCGACAAGGCGCCCGAGCCGGTGGTGGCCAAGGTGCGCGGCCGGCTCACCGCGGCCGAGGCCGAGATCGAGCGCATCTCGGCCCAGCTCGACGCGCTGCCCTCGTCATGA
- a CDS encoding folylpolyglutamate synthase/dihydrofolate synthase family protein: protein MTGPEGRRSARNRPARGRGQDRTQQDRADFDRVRAELRTRWPESRLEPSLDRIRMLVDLLGDPQRSFPVIHVAGTNGKTTTTRIIDAVLRGFGLRVGRFTSPDLVSVTERISVDGEPISERRFVDTYDDIRPYLDLVDKEQPVALSYFEVLTAMGFAAFADAPVDVAVIEVGMGGSWDSTNVADGRIAVVTPIGLDHTKYLGDTVGQIAVEKAGIIKPESIAVLAAQENEAAEVLIRRSIEVGATVAREGAEFGVVDRSIAVGGQVLTIQGLAGRYEQLFLPLHGAHQAQNAAVALAAVEAFLGVNAETGIMDVEVVREAFLGVSSPGRLEIVRGAPTVIVDSAHNPHGMAATVEALAESFSFRRLVGVMAVLADKDVTGMLALLEPVLDEIVVTENSSGRVLNADDLGAAAVEIFGPDRVVVEPRLDDAIETAIRLAEESDDEQVSGSGVLVTGSVVTAGEARTLLGAGRRPG, encoded by the coding sequence ATGACCGGACCGGAAGGCCGCCGCTCGGCCAGGAACCGCCCGGCCCGCGGCCGGGGCCAGGACCGGACCCAGCAGGACCGGGCCGACTTCGATCGGGTCCGGGCCGAGCTCCGGACCCGGTGGCCGGAGTCCCGGCTGGAGCCGTCGCTGGACCGGATCCGGATGCTGGTCGACCTGCTCGGCGACCCGCAGCGCAGCTTCCCGGTGATCCACGTCGCGGGCACCAACGGCAAGACGACGACGACCCGGATCATCGACGCGGTGCTGCGCGGCTTCGGGCTGCGGGTCGGCCGTTTCACCAGCCCCGACCTCGTCTCGGTCACCGAGCGGATCAGCGTGGACGGTGAGCCGATCAGCGAGCGGCGGTTCGTCGACACCTACGACGACATCCGGCCGTACCTGGACCTGGTGGACAAGGAGCAGCCGGTCGCGCTGTCGTACTTCGAGGTGCTGACGGCGATGGGCTTCGCGGCGTTCGCCGACGCGCCGGTCGACGTCGCGGTCATCGAGGTCGGCATGGGCGGCAGTTGGGACTCGACCAACGTCGCCGACGGGCGGATCGCCGTGGTGACCCCGATCGGGCTGGACCACACGAAGTACCTCGGGGACACGGTCGGGCAGATCGCGGTCGAGAAGGCCGGGATCATCAAGCCCGAGTCGATCGCGGTGCTGGCCGCCCAGGAGAACGAGGCGGCCGAGGTGCTGATCCGCCGTTCCATCGAGGTCGGCGCGACGGTGGCCCGCGAGGGTGCGGAGTTCGGTGTGGTCGACCGGTCCATCGCGGTCGGCGGTCAGGTGCTGACGATCCAGGGCCTCGCCGGCCGGTACGAGCAGCTGTTCCTGCCGCTGCACGGCGCGCACCAGGCCCAGAACGCGGCCGTCGCGCTGGCGGCGGTCGAGGCGTTCCTCGGCGTCAACGCCGAGACCGGGATCATGGACGTCGAGGTCGTGCGGGAGGCGTTCCTCGGCGTCAGCTCGCCCGGGCGGCTGGAGATCGTCCGCGGCGCGCCGACCGTCATCGTCGACTCGGCCCACAACCCGCACGGGATGGCGGCGACCGTGGAGGCGCTGGCTGAGTCGTTCTCCTTCCGCCGGCTGGTGGGCGTCATGGCCGTGCTCGCCGACAAGGACGTGACCGGGATGCTGGCGCTGCTGGAGCCGGTGCTGGACGAGATCGTCGTCACCGAGAACTCCTCCGGCCGTGTGCTCAACGCCGATGACCTCGGGGCCGCCGCGGTGGAGATCTTCGGTCCCGACCGGGTCGTGGTCGAGCCGCGGCTGGACGATGCGATCGAGACGGCGATCCGGCTGGCCGAGGAGAGTGACGACGAGCAGGTCTCCGGGTCCGGGGTGCTCGTGACCGGATCGGTCGTCACCGCGGGCGAGGCCCGCACGCTGCTCGGCGCCGGGCGCAGGCCGGGATGA